TGACCGAGGGGAAGTCATTGAGGATAAGGAACTGTTTCAGGTCCGAGACGAGCTTCATGAGGGACTCCCCAGCTCGGACCTGCCCGGAACAGTCAGAAATTGAACTAAGATAGCTGCATTGTTCCAAAGACAATAGaatgtgtatatttttaaattatgaGTGGCTGAAGGCAAGGAACATTTTGCTTGCATGGTTTTCCAAGAGCCACAGGTGTAGATGGCCCTAGAGGAATTTTCTACAATAACATCCCTTGCCTTGAGCTTGTTTGCCCACCTCCCCCAACTCTGCCAGTGCTGGCAAAAGAGATAGCCACTGAAGGCTCAGAGGGAGAGAATGAAATCTTTTGCCTGTGGAGAGCCCTTCCGGACCGCTCCCTCCTAGGACCTGCAGAGGGCAgtaccactcctttagcaagccCTCTGCACCTGCCTCTAAGGGTACTGGTGTAGAAGGTGCCCTTCTCAATTCTGTGCCCCTTCTGCCTACCTGGGTCCTGCTGcactctctccttctccattgGCTGCAGGACAGAATCCCACTCGCCTCAGCAAatagagcagggaggagggaggatcaACAGAGCCCCAAGTGCATCcatatgagtagacatgggtttGGTGGCACTCTAAACCAGGTTGAGGACAAAACATAACAGGACCTGCCACCTAGTATCTCCTTCCAGGGGCTCAGGCAACTTGACTCACAATGTTTGCTGCTCTAACATGCATCTCATAGTTGTCTTGCTCGCCTTGGGTTGCCCGAGACACCTGGGTTTCTTCTTCGATCTGGAAGGAAATGGAAAACAGCATCCAGAGAACCTGTGAACTTCCAAGTCTAAaaagtacttctttatttacttaGTTTATACCCCACCTATGGGACATGTGGATTACTCCTGTTTTTTATGATAAATGAGGGGTTGTCAATATCAGATAAAGTTAAAAAACTTTTGGACGGTGCGGGTTTATGAGCTACTCTGGCTGTTGCCAAATGTTTTGCCTAGTAATTACATTTATAGAATGTTAAGTGTGGTAAATGTTAGGGCATTTTAGAGTTATTTATTTGTTGTAGTATTTAGTGTGGCCATTTCTCAAGGCCCGTTGGCCAAATGAACAGTATTATTTTAAAGTAAAGTATACCCCACCTACTTTCAActgggttcagttgacccttgctgatTTGGTTAAGAGACTAGGAGTTATACTGATTgcaacactgctgctagagaaacaagtaaatgcagcagcaaaaaaaaaagccctattccaactcagactagcctggcagaaggcccctaccttgacatagccaatctggccacctgattaatgccatggtaacattaaaactactgtaatgcactctacataggtctcccctcaaagtcaatttggaAACTCCAcatggtacaaaatgctgcagctcaattattaccaGAAGCTAAAAAGAACATGTACATTACTCTCACTTGGTGGaaactccattggctacccactagttaccaggctcagttcaaggttttggctatcacatacaaagcccttcatggtcttggctgCTCATATCTGCAGGAAAGCTGCTCCCTCTTTGCTCCAccccagcagcttcactcatctgaacagctTTCTGTAGGTatcaccctacaaatgggcaaaatcaacagctgctcacaCATGTATATTTTCTGTAGCAatccctaccttatggaatggcctgcctgaagagcttAAGAAAGCTCCCACATTCCTATGTAAAACAAAACCATTCAggggggctttttactcaggtgaTAGGCCTGTGCCATAAGAAATGGATCAAACAGATGTCTTGGTGAAGGAACAGGGTCTGCAGACTATATTACTGAGTACTACTATCTATTTGTGtatatatgctcctactgggagttTTCATGCTGTTTAATATATTCATGTAAATTCCTTATGTTTTGTTTCCAGCAGTGTTTCATAACTGTATTTCGCAtctatgcttattttcaaatgtcTACAATCAATACCATATtctattgtttgttgaatgtaccaatcgttgatcatattgacttacactgtgtcacccaccttgagtctcagtgagaaaggtagactataaataacataaacacaaAGCtacctacatcattctcctccttaCAACCACCTTGTGTGGTAGGTTGAGTGATGGCCTagcatcacccagcaagcttccatgacagagtggggatttgaacctgggtctcctagatcctagtctgacactcttaaccactacacccacaGTCTTGCTTTTTGAGTCACAGCAGGGCTTTAGGAAAGATTGGTTCCAGTCAGGTCTGCAAAAACTGAGGAAGGTTgggaggtgaaagagaggaaCCAAAGAAAAACTTCTGTGCAACTTTCTGGGTATCTTCCCAAATTCACACCTTTGCAGTCTTGATGATTTCTGTGAAGTTATCCATGATGGACTTGACGTCATCTTTCAGTCTTTTATTGAAGGACTGGAGGAGGGTTTCCTTACTCTGAGGCAGGACACGTGGCTGGGACATTATGGGACAGGAGATGCTTTAACTGggaacaagaaaaaagaaacgAGGTGTAAGAAGACAAACCCATCAAGGCTTATGTTCTCTTTATGCAACATTTCTGAGAAATGCCATGCAGAACTCACCAAACCTTGTTCAAAATGTGCATGGCCCAGTTTCAAAATCTGCATGTTGCAAAGATAGTCATCTGCTATCTTGAAGGATTTATGTACTTTATTACTTTTGCGCCGAGACTCAAGCCAGattaccacacacacagaaaaatgtTAGCTCCCAAACAGCCTTGAGCCAAAATGTAAAATGGAGCAGTTTTGTTACCTTGTTTTTCCTTGGCTCCATCTCCCAAACTAGGGACACTGCCCCTCAGTTTCTAGAACATCAGTCAGTTCACCACCCACTCCATGGCTTTTAGTAAAGACAATGTGAGTGCCACTGCATTTCATAAAACTGAATCtggttttattatgctacctgtttttatattgtgatgtaatCCACTCtaagcctgctctgcagggagagcggaatataaatataataaataaatatgcaaaccAAGGATGTGGGAGTGACAGCCAACTTCTCAGCCCCTCTTGAAACAACAGCAGGCTACTCCTCTGGCAGAATAAATAGAAAATCCTCAAGTCCTTAAAACTTCCCATTAATGGGAGCCTATAGCATCCAGCACCATCTCTTTCTGACAACCCATGCTATCCTAAACAGGGCCACGTCTTTCGAAGCCAGCAGAAAGCCTAAGAAGGGCACAATTCAACTTAGGGTTGCACTGCCCGTCTCCCACCAGCACGCCCAGTGCTCTTTCTAGGGTGTAGATGAAACTGTAAGTAGATGCAACGATCCATGGGGACCCCCAACAGCTGCTGCAGACCACCATCGTTGAAAAGcaggagcaacccccccccccaaggcagcATCTGGACACACCGGCTTTCCACTCTGCAGGGctctctagggctgccaggcGTAGGttaggaaagtcctggagatttggggggtggagcctggagaaggcagggtttggggaggagagaggcctcagtggagtataatgccatagagcccaccctccaaagcagccgttttctccagggcaattaatctctgtcacctgaagatcagttgtaattccgggagatctccaactaccacctggaggttggcaacctcatgACCAGAACGCTACCTAGCCGCCGACCtgcgcgcgcaccccccccccccaactgcacaGCCACAGCTCGCTTGAACAGGCCACTTAGCCGCGAGGACCAGAAGCCGCCCGACAGGCCTCAGCCGCGCTGCCCTAGGAGCGGGAAGCGCCTCCTTGCCAGGGTCGAAGGCCCAGCCGGGCGGGATCTTCCCTCGAGCAAGAGGCCTACCATTTTACCTCAGCCCAGCCTTTCCCCGCAGAACCGCAATCCTCTCGACCGCTGAGGCTAGCTCTTCCTCCAATTGGCTCTTTCTTGCCCGCTCCCGCCTTCCCGCCAGCCGATTGGTTGCGCTCTCTCTTCTCCCGGAATCCTCGCCTTAACTAAAC
Above is a genomic segment from Eublepharis macularius isolate TG4126 chromosome 14, MPM_Emac_v1.0, whole genome shotgun sequence containing:
- the MED22 gene encoding mediator of RNA polymerase II transcription subunit 22 isoform X3; this translates as MSQPRVLPQSKETLLQSFNKRLKDDVKSIMDNFTEIIKTAKIEEETQVSRATQGEQDNYEMHVRAANIVRAGESLMKLVSDLKQFLILNDFPSVNEAINQRNQQLRGLQEECDKKLIALRDEISIDLYELEEEYYSSRYK